Proteins encoded within one genomic window of Polyangia bacterium:
- a CDS encoding type II toxin-antitoxin system VapC family toxin, which yields MNAGGLLLLDTSVVVHLCRGDEVGSRIDTSYGLRTRPERPLISVVTVGETLGFGKQRRWGEEKMAILRDVLTEFVVVDINHRDILERYAEIRALDRGSGWNLSQNDTWIAATASVTRALLLTTDRDFSRVDAAILSCSYIESQTTKVQ from the coding sequence ATGAACGCCGGCGGGCTGCTGCTACTGGACACAAGCGTCGTCGTTCACCTGTGTCGCGGCGACGAGGTGGGGAGCCGGATCGATACTTCATACGGTTTGCGGACGCGCCCGGAGCGGCCGCTGATTTCGGTGGTGACGGTGGGAGAAACGCTGGGGTTCGGCAAACAACGGCGCTGGGGAGAAGAGAAAATGGCCATCCTGCGTGACGTGCTGACGGAGTTCGTGGTCGTGGACATCAACCACCGCGATATCCTGGAACGGTACGCTGAGATCCGGGCACTGGATCGCGGCAGCGGCTGGAACCTGTCGCAGAATGACACCTGGATTGCGGCAACGGCGTCGGTGACCAGAGCCCTTCTTCTGACGACCGATCGCGATTTCAGCAGAGTTGACGCCGCGATCTTGAGCTGCTCGTACATCGAATCGCAAACCACGAAGGTGCAGTGA
- a CDS encoding site-specific DNA-methyltransferase, with translation MPGIPLQDVWSDISPVNSQAKEALGYPTQKVVTLLERIIGLSCPPNGLVLDCFLGSGTTAEAAERLGRRWIGIDNGKYAVHLARKRLIQLHGQPRPPEKSQPEYIECDHCKNIERKEKPQRSPGTFNVRPFTVENMGVYQRAEAWQDFQTRRSVYRDEMIRVFGGEPVAHSPLLHGRKGAYWIHVGPLDGPISSGQVWNIAREAQHTNTKAVTILSADFDTLSSSEKEDVQARTGVTVTIRVIPAQAIDEDRRRMEMLNRPPDAPIESMAIPAFYAPLSIVLSPRTAGRTVALTLERCEVDIESFLASQRPVLKPTTDAMSTTARRKAEAEAEKWKDREAELQKWLRKADSWQKFVDFWAVDWNYGTRVGQDDKPIFETDWQSFRLRKSKGETEPLVFIAEFKYPDPGQYRIAARVTDVFGNDGIATVNVEVQ, from the coding sequence ATGCCGGGAATTCCACTGCAGGACGTCTGGTCCGACATCAGTCCTGTCAATTCGCAAGCCAAGGAAGCTCTCGGCTATCCGACCCAGAAGGTCGTCACGCTATTGGAACGAATTATCGGCTTGTCGTGCCCACCCAACGGCCTTGTTCTGGACTGCTTCCTTGGCTCCGGCACCACCGCCGAAGCCGCCGAGCGCCTCGGCCGCCGTTGGATCGGCATCGACAATGGCAAGTACGCCGTCCACCTGGCAAGAAAGCGACTGATCCAATTGCACGGCCAGCCGCGCCCACCGGAAAAGTCGCAGCCTGAATACATAGAGTGCGACCACTGCAAGAACATCGAACGTAAAGAGAAGCCGCAACGCAGCCCCGGCACCTTCAACGTTCGCCCCTTCACCGTCGAGAACATGGGCGTCTACCAGCGCGCCGAAGCCTGGCAGGACTTTCAGACTCGTCGCTCGGTCTACCGCGACGAGATGATCCGCGTCTTTGGCGGCGAGCCGGTCGCGCACTCGCCGCTTCTGCACGGCCGCAAGGGCGCGTACTGGATTCACGTGGGACCGCTCGACGGCCCGATCTCGTCGGGTCAGGTCTGGAACATCGCCCGCGAGGCCCAGCACACCAACACCAAAGCCGTCACCATCCTGTCCGCCGATTTCGACACCCTATCGAGCAGCGAGAAGGAAGACGTGCAGGCCCGCACTGGCGTGACCGTCACCATCCGGGTGATCCCCGCCCAGGCCATCGACGAGGACCGGCGCCGCATGGAAATGCTGAACCGCCCGCCCGACGCCCCGATCGAATCGATGGCCATCCCCGCTTTCTACGCGCCGCTGTCGATCGTCCTGTCACCGCGCACCGCCGGGCGCACAGTCGCGCTGACCCTGGAACGATGTGAGGTGGACATAGAATCATTCCTGGCCAGCCAGCGGCCGGTCTTGAAACCCACCACCGACGCCATGAGCACCACGGCCCGCCGCAAAGCCGAAGCCGAAGCCGAAAAGTGGAAAGACCGCGAAGCCGAGCTGCAAAAGTGGCTGCGCAAGGCCGACAGCTGGCAGAAGTTCGTCGATTTCTGGGCCGTCGACTGGAACTATGGCACCCGCGTCGGCCAGGACGACAAGCCCATCTTCGAGACCGACTGGCAAAGCTTCCGCCTGCGCAAATCCAAGGGTGAAACCGAACCGCTGGTCTTCATCGCCGAGTTCAAATACCCCGATCCCGGCCAGTACCGGATCGCCGCGCGTGTCACCGACGTCTTCGGCAACGACGGCATCGCCACCGTCAACGTCGAGGTGCAGTGA